Part of the bacterium genome is shown below.
AATTTTAATGTTTCTATCCTTCCGCCAATTGCCAAACAGGAATTATTTGATTTCTATGGTTATTTAGTGGCTAAATATTCACTTAGAACTGATATATCTGAGCAAAAAAAAGTCCCAGGAATTTCAACTAAAGAATTACTTAAAAAAGGAACTGTTTGTGCAGTAGGCGGAGATGCTGTCAAAGAATGTGAGGATATATATAATGAATAATATAATTCTTGACACAAATGTATTGATTTCCATTATTGATGAAAATGACAAATGGTTTAAAACCACAAAAGAAATTTTGACCAATTTACCTGAAAATACCAACTTCATTATTTTAGATATTGTTATTAATGAATCAATTAATGTTTTGGCTAAACGTTTTGAAAGTAAAAACCAACCAGAAAATTTTATAGTTGCCCTATCAAAAATGGAAACAGTTTATTTTGACAAAATTTTATGGGTAAGTGAATATATAAAATCATATCATTTTTCAATAATGACTACCTTAAAAGAACATAAGGGACTACTTAACTACAACGATTCTTTTATTGTCAATTATATGCTTAATAATAATCTTTCAGATATTTTTTCATACGACGAAGACTTTGACTTAATACCGTCTATAAAAAGAATCAGCAATTCTCAGCGAAAATTAACGCATTGATTCCTTAAAAGATTGTTGTCTCTGGTTTGATAGAGGGTTCTTACCACTGGTTAAGGAGCTGAGAGATAGAGAGACTGGGATTATAAACTGATTTTATTTGTGTAATTCGAACATTCGCGTTATTCGTGTTCTAATTTTTCTTCATGCCTTTGTGTTATCGTGGCAAATACCAGGAGTAAAAAATGTTACATGCTAATTTTGTCCATTTACATGTCCATTCTGAATACAGCTTGTTAGATGGAGCGATAAAAATAAAGGATTTGGTTCAAAAGGCACACGAATATAAAATGCCAGCAGTGGCTGTTACTGACCAT
Proteins encoded:
- a CDS encoding type II toxin-antitoxin system VapC family toxin, encoding MNNIILDTNVLISIIDENDKWFKTTKEILTNLPENTNFIILDIVINESINVLAKRFESKNQPENFIVALSKMETVYFDKILWVSEYIKSYHFSIMTTLKEHKGLLNYNDSFIVNYMLNNNLSDIFSYDEDFDLIPSIKRISNSQRKLTH